From a region of the Zingiber officinale cultivar Zhangliang chromosome 4B, Zo_v1.1, whole genome shotgun sequence genome:
- the LOC121977168 gene encoding probable glycerol-3-phosphate acyltransferase 2, with protein MKSAEEEIPVAAWFGKEKQRKEAVVGLGGSGSFGIHRNVFAHCEEVYFVSTAEKRRWRALPPCKYPKPVVFHDGRLAFKPVASSAAAMFFWLPFALPLAVIRAVVFILLPYALSVPLVAFLGMHNRVIISSSGEPVSLDSHARLFICNHRTLLDPLCISAAIGRPVTAVTYSISRVTEWISPIRTVRLTRNRDEDLRLMRDLVDRGETLVVCPEGTTCREPYLLRFSPLFAEVNTDVAPVAIETAVSMFYGTSTTGRLKSLDPLYFLLNPIPSYVLEFMDRVFTGTIAGRECSSRDMANHLQTEIGRLLGFECTAFTRKDKYGMLAGNEGFAEVKK; from the exons ATGAAGTCGGCAGAAGAGGAGATCCCGGTGGCGGCGTGGTTCGGGAAGGAAAAGCAGCGGAAGGAGGCGGTGGTGGGTTTGGGAGGCAGTGGCAGCTTCGGGATTCATCGCAACGTCTTTGCTCATTGCGAG GAAGTTTATTTCGTGAGCACCGCGGAGAAGCGGCGGTGGCGAGCGCTGCCGCCGTGCAAGTACCCGAAGCCGGTGGTGTTCCACGATGGCCGGCTCGCCTTCAAGCCCGTCGCCTCATCGGCTGCTGCCATGTTCTTTTGGCTCCCTTTCGCCCTCCCGCTCGCGGTCATCCGCGCCGTCGTCTTCATCCTCCTGCCCTACGCCCTCTCCGTCCCTCTCGTCGCCTTCCTCGGCATGCACAATCGGGTCATCATCTCCTCCTCCGGCGAGCCAGTCTCACTGGACTCCCACGCCCGACTCTTTATTTGCAACCACCGCACCCTCCTCGACCCCCTCTGCATCTCCGCCGCCATCGGCCGCCCCGTCACCGCCGTCACCTACAGCATCAGCCGCGTCACCGAGTGGATCTCCCCGATCCGCACCGTCCGCCTCACGCGCAACCGCGACGAGGACCTCCGACTCATGCGCGACCTCGTCGACCGCGGCGAAACCCTCGTGGTCTGCCCCGAGGGCACCACCTGCCGCGAGCCCTATCTGCTTCGCTTCAGCCCCCTCTTCGCAGAGGTCAACACCGACGTGGCTCCCGTCGCCATCGAAACTGCCGTCTCCATGTTCTACGGTACCAGCACAACCGGCCGCCTCAAGAGCCTCGACCCGCTCTACTTCCTCCTGAACCCCATCCCCAGTTACGTCTTGGAGTTCATGGACCGCGTCTTCACCGGAACGATCGCCGGCAGGGAGTGCAGCAGCCGCGACATGGCGAACCATTTGCAGACGGAGATCGGAAGATTGCTAGGGTTTGAGTGCACCGCCTTCACCAGGAAAGATAAGTACGGGATGCTCGCCGGGAACGAAGGCTTTGCCGAGGTGAAAAAATAG
- the LOC121977171 gene encoding probable pre-mRNA-splicing factor ATP-dependent RNA helicase DEAH2 — protein MADEEATEVNPATGSPFSRRYHKLLQRRKNLPVWADRTKFLDALAKNQVVIVAAPPGSGKSTQIPQFVIEAGYARKGKKVVCAQPRRLVASALSRRVAQEMDVKLGEEVGYSVLFEDCSGPKTTLKYLTDGVLLREAMYDRMLQSYRVVILDEVHLRTLATDILLAYFKDLFKSKSRSDLKLVLMSTQDELKKLKDYFKGSRIVQPLPSLHPLEIIHSQDPVRDYVDEAVEIVSQIIVSEPTGDIIVFLTGKEELERCCWKIEKLIMDLGDRIGPVKVIALDSSMPVDMQKKVFKAAPPATKKLSPPIDGVIQHPPSLVGRKVIVSTEIAESSLSIDGIVYSIDCGYTKKKVYNADRHVESLLILPISKASAQRRAGCARRSAGGKCFRLYSKTFLGRNQPQDSPEILRANLAGSILQLRKLGFQDLLKLDLMDPPPAETVLQAVDTLKCLGALDDEGSVTKLGELMSEFPLDPQMAKMLIESPKFCCSNEILSIAAMLSVSNCFLRPIECQEAADKAKATFMHMNGDHLSLLNVYSAYKLNNGNSAWCKSKFISQAVLKAADNVRNQLKLIMDKLNLTQCSPNSNSSNIYNDIGRALLAGYFMQVAKLDDSDSYVTIKGHHVVDLHPTTCLSSRPAFVIYHDFVFASKNFIRIVTDFPQEW, from the exons ATGGCGGATGAAGAGGCGACGGAGGTGAACCCGGCGACGGGATCGCCCTTCTCCCGGCGCTATCACAAGCTCCTTCAGCGGCGGAAGAATCTTCCCGTGTGGGCCGACCGGACCAAGTTCCTCGACGCGCTAGCCAAGAACCAGGTCGTCATCGTCGCCGCCCCGCCAGGATCCGGAAAATCCACCCAG ATTCCACAATTTGTCATTGAGGCAGGATATGcaagaaaagggaagaaggttGTCTGCGCTCAACCTCGCCGTCTAGTAGCATCGGCCCTGTCCCGTCGAGTTGCTCAAGAGATGGACGTGAAGTTGGGAGAGGAAGTGGGGTACTCGGTGCTTTTTGAAGACTGCAGTGGACCAAAGACCACTTTGAA GTACTTAACAGATGGTGTGCTTCTAAGAGAGGCAATGTACGATCGAATGCTACAAAGTTACAGAGTGGTAATTCTAGATGAGGTGCACTTGAGGACCCTAGCCACTGATATACTTCTTGCTTACTTCAAGGATTTGTTCAAATCAAAATCCCGAAGCGACCTTAAACTCGTGCTCATGAGTACTCAGGATGAATTGAAAAAGTTAAAAGATTACTTCAAGGGTTCCCGAATTGTACAACCACTTCCATCGCTTCATCCTCTAGAGATTATTCATTCACAGGATCCAGTGAGGGACTATGTGGACGAAGCAGTAGAGATTGTTTCTCAGATTATTGTATCTGAACCAACCGGTGACATAATTGTGTTCCTTACTGGGAAGGAGGAGTTAGAGAGATGCTGCTGGAAAATTGAAAAGCTAATCATGGACTTGGGAGACAGAATTGGACCTGTCAAGGTCATCGCTCTTGATTCATCTATGCCTGTTGATATGCAGAAGAAGGTCTTCAAGGCGGCTCCACCTGCAACAAAAAAACTATCGCCGCCAATCGATGGTGTGATCCAACATCCACCAAGCCTTGTTGGAAGGAAAGTTATAGTGTCAACGGAAATTGCAGAATCTTCATTGTCAATTGATGGCATTGTTTACTCTATCGATTGTGGGTACACGAAGAAAAAGGTTTACAATGCAGATCGTCATGTCGAGTCCTTGCTGATTTTACCAATATCAAAAGCAAGTGCACAAAGGAGGGCAGGATGTGCAAGAAGGTCAGCTGGAGGGAAATGCTTTCGACTTTATTCCAAGACTTTTTTGGGGAGAAATCAGCCTCAAGATTCCCCAGAGATTCTCCGAGCAAACCTTGCTGGTTCTATCCTTCAGCTTAGAAAGCTTGGATTTCAGGATTTACTCAAACTTGATTTGATGGACCCTCCTCCTGCTGAAACAGTTCTGCAAGCTGTTGATACCTTGAAATGCTTAGGTGCTTTGGATGATGAGGGTAGTGTGACCAAATTGGGAGAGCTCATGAGTGAGTTTCCTTTGGATCCTCAAATGGCAAAGATGCTCATTGAAAGTCCAAAGTTTTGCTGCTCTAATGAGATTCTTTCGATTGCTGCTATGCTGTCAG TATCGAATTGCTTCCTACGGCCCATCGAATGCCAGGAGGCTGCTGATAAAGCTAAGGCAACGTTCATGCATATGAATGGCGATCACCTTAGTCTTCTCAATGTTTACAGTGCATACAAATTAAACA ATGGAAATTCTGCATGGTGTAAAAGTAAGTTTATCAGTCAGGCAGTGCTCAAAGCTGCTGACAATGTCAGGAATCAACTCAAGTTGATCATGGATAAGCTTAATCTTACACAGTGCAGCCCAAATTCGAACAGCTCCAACATTTACAATGACATTGGAAGGGCATTGCTAGCAGGTTATTTCATGCAGGTCGCGAAGCTCGA